One Megalops cyprinoides isolate fMegCyp1 chromosome 23, fMegCyp1.pri, whole genome shotgun sequence genomic region harbors:
- the ssbp1 gene encoding single-stranded DNA-binding protein, mitochondrial, translating into MLRSVSAQVLRQFVRHSSTDLNLILERSINKVQLLGRVGQDPVMRQVEGRNPVTIFSMATNEMWRSGEGDGVHTGDISQKTTWHRISVFKPGLRDVAYQYVKKGSRVLVEGKLDYGEYVDKNNVRRQATTIIADNIVFLSDNIRERE; encoded by the exons ATGTTGAGGAGCGTGTCAGCACAG GTGCTCAGACAGTTTGtcagacacagcagcacagacttGAACCTCATACTAGAAAGAT CCATCAACAAAGTGCAGCTTCTGGGACGGGTGGGACAGGACCCAGTAATGCGACAGGTGGAGGGCAGGAACCCTGTCACCAtcttctccatggcaaccaatGAGATGTGGCGCtcaggagagggagatggtgtGCATACAG GAGACATCAGTCAGAAGACCACTTGGCACCGCATCTCAGTCTTTAAACCTGGCCTGCGGGACGTGGCATACCAGTATGTGAAGAAAGG GTCCCGGGTGCTTGTGGAGGGGAAACTGGACTACGGGGAGTATGTGGATAAGAACAATGTCAGACGGCAAGCTACCACCATTATTGCAG ATAACATTGTCTTTCTAAGTGACAATATACGAGAGCGAGAATGA